In a single window of the Verrucomicrobiales bacterium genome:
- a CDS encoding fibronectin type III domain-containing protein, translating to MHALPYPRTTSPTPNSVTRPGWMRRQPPRAKGSGRLCLILFAGLIAAGTASSAALLPVTLAWDSPSWVVEGYTIHYGTTSRLYTKETEVGNVTTAVLNGLVEGTRYYVAVTAYGEDGSQSEFSNEIQFVLGLPILRIESTPDNQIVVTVKGKPGESYAIEATQSFLDWSVIGTASLDANGFMNHLDDQSTLHPNRFYRARPLVP from the coding sequence ATGCACGCTCTCCCCTACCCTCGCACCACCTCTCCCACTCCGAATTCGGTCACACGCCCTGGCTGGATGCGCCGGCAGCCTCCACGGGCTAAAGGCTCGGGCCGGCTATGTCTCATCCTGTTCGCAGGATTAATCGCCGCAGGCACCGCCTCCTCCGCGGCCTTGCTTCCAGTGACGCTGGCCTGGGATAGCCCCTCCTGGGTGGTCGAGGGATACACCATCCACTACGGGACAACGAGTCGTTTGTACACGAAGGAAACCGAGGTGGGGAATGTCACCACCGCAGTGCTGAATGGGCTGGTGGAGGGAACGCGCTACTACGTGGCGGTGACCGCGTACGGCGAAGATGGGTCCCAAAGCGAATTCTCCAACGAAATCCAATTCGTGCTCGGACTGCCCATCCTCCGCATCGAGTCCACACCAGACAACCAAATCGTCGTCACCGTGAAGGGCAAGCCAGGGGAGAGTTACGCCATTGAAGCGACGCAATCGTTCTTGGACTGGTCGGTGATCGGAACGGCCAGCCTGGATGCCAATGGCTTCATGAACCATCTCGACGATCAATCCACCCTACACCCGAACCGATTCTACCGAGCGCGTCCACTCGTGCCCTGA
- a CDS encoding right-handed parallel beta-helix repeat-containing protein: MKTIALNSIALLSVALLASTESSEGQGALTPTSAPAPSMRTLQQIEPRTPVDGTHTPGDANSLFKITSPGSYYLTGNISFIPRLGDASQQSGIEIQSNDVTLDLNGFRVSSSAGTNGLNGIIVNGNYRAITIKNGTVTGWNLDGIAASGVTSGLFENLTLDNNNDDGLVVGGTATIRNCRATNNKNRGIVADNNSTISDCEARSNPKAGIVGTTRCVISRCVVADATSGDGIVADNYCIVESCTVNNAFNFGIKTVNRPNISNCTVTDCGHVDVNGVSGGILLHYAGTVRNCAISFNRIGIEILGSSDGGGALIENNQLDSNSGGGIDVLSSGNRIDNNTICCSAGPAIRTHQGGNFIVRNHAVGNNGGGADYILGGNDTVGPIVVGKGTISGIAGGTSPWANFQQ, from the coding sequence ATGAAAACAATCGCACTGAACAGCATCGCACTCTTGTCCGTCGCACTCCTGGCCTCCACAGAATCCAGCGAAGGACAAGGCGCGCTCACTCCAACGAGCGCTCCAGCCCCCTCCATGCGCACACTCCAACAGATCGAACCACGCACGCCGGTGGACGGCACGCACACTCCAGGGGATGCCAATTCCCTCTTCAAAATCACCAGCCCTGGTTCCTACTACCTCACCGGCAACATCAGCTTCATCCCCCGCCTGGGCGATGCCAGCCAGCAGTCAGGGATCGAGATCCAATCGAACGATGTGACTCTTGATTTGAACGGATTTAGGGTATCGAGCAGCGCCGGCACCAACGGGCTGAACGGAATCATCGTGAATGGAAACTACAGGGCGATCACGATCAAGAACGGAACCGTCACCGGCTGGAACCTCGATGGCATCGCTGCGTCAGGCGTGACGTCAGGCCTATTCGAAAACCTGACACTCGACAACAATAACGACGACGGATTGGTCGTTGGAGGCACCGCCACCATCCGCAACTGCCGAGCGACCAACAACAAGAATCGCGGAATCGTGGCCGACAATAACTCGACCATCAGCGATTGCGAGGCGCGCTCCAACCCCAAAGCCGGCATCGTGGGAACGACCCGCTGCGTCATCTCCCGGTGTGTCGTCGCGGATGCGACCAGCGGTGATGGGATCGTTGCCGACAACTACTGCATCGTGGAAAGCTGCACCGTAAACAACGCGTTCAACTTCGGTATCAAAACGGTCAACCGACCCAATATCTCCAACTGCACTGTGACCGACTGTGGCCACGTCGACGTCAACGGCGTGAGCGGCGGGATCCTCCTGCACTACGCCGGAACTGTAAGGAACTGCGCCATCTCCTTTAACCGCATCGGCATCGAGATTCTGGGAAGCAGCGATGGCGGCGGGGCTCTCATCGAGAACAATCAACTCGACTCCAACTCAGGCGGCGGCATCGACGTCTTGAGCAGCGGCAATCGCATCGACAACAATACCATCTGCTGCAGCGCAGGTCCGGCGATCCGCACCCATCAAGGGGGCAACTTCATCGTGCGAAACCATGCGGTCGGAAACAACGGCGGGGGCGCGGACTACATCCTGGGCGGCAACGACACCGTCGGCCCTATCGTGGTCGGCAAAGGAACGATCAGCGGGATCGCTGGTGGAACCAGCCCCTGGGCCAACTTCCAGCAGTAA
- a CDS encoding PRC-barrel domain containing protein: MLRSIKQLYGAKLGSAEGEVGQVTDFYFDDQNWAIRYLVVDTGAWLPGREVLVSPHSVGPIPASGHLLLVNLTRKQMEHCPPTDAHKPVSRQYEEEYYRHFGWPNYWQGGGLWGASGLPTLQMPVKAPTRPRAQVPSSEVPKSDSHLRSTLAVTGYQFKTTDAIIGHVGDFMVDCESWAVTHLLVRTGHRLSGKEVLIATANVERISYEESTVFAGLTGEAVEQSPAHSLVPDGVGN; the protein is encoded by the coding sequence ATGTTAAGAAGCATCAAGCAACTGTATGGAGCTAAACTCGGATCGGCGGAAGGCGAGGTAGGCCAGGTAACGGACTTCTATTTTGACGACCAGAATTGGGCCATACGATATCTGGTGGTCGACACGGGCGCCTGGCTACCGGGGCGTGAGGTGCTCGTCTCTCCTCATTCGGTAGGCCCCATCCCTGCATCCGGGCACCTCCTGCTGGTCAATCTGACCCGGAAGCAAATGGAGCACTGTCCGCCGACCGATGCTCACAAGCCTGTTTCCCGCCAATATGAGGAAGAGTACTATCGCCACTTCGGGTGGCCTAACTACTGGCAGGGTGGTGGGCTTTGGGGAGCGAGCGGCTTACCGACCTTGCAGATGCCGGTGAAAGCACCCACCCGGCCGCGGGCGCAAGTCCCGTCCTCGGAAGTTCCGAAGTCGGACTCGCACCTGCGAAGCACACTGGCGGTAACCGGATATCAGTTCAAGACGACGGATGCGATCATTGGTCACGTGGGCGACTTCATGGTGGATTGCGAGAGCTGGGCGGTCACTCACCTGCTCGTCCGAACCGGGCACCGTCTCTCGGGTAAGGAGGTGCTGATCGCGACGGCTAACGTGGAGCGGATCAGCTATGAGGAGTCGACGGTCTTTGCCGGGCTGACCGGCGAGGCGGTGGAGCAGAGCCCAGCACACTCATTGGTTCCAGACGGGGTTGGCAACTAG
- a CDS encoding PEP-CTERM sorting domain-containing protein: MHKYTFLTVTVALSLQACLASAGTLLSEGFDAVPLQPFESPTEQGGDGTDWSPGLPAGWTMTFSGPQGNPIEFQGWRVMDVDSWIATEGNQDRNKWTNAGVGAHDSVLVADPDAYDDATNIDDALFNTYIHTPTFDLGSLAPSTVSISFDSFWRNEETQKGSLDVSFDGGATFSNLMKYDSTQIEDGLVIDERLTLAVNNPGSGSLQFRFGLTEGSNDWWWAIDDVVITADPVPEPSTFALGALGIAGYAFLRRRK, translated from the coding sequence ATGCACAAATATACGTTCCTAACAGTGACAGTCGCCCTGTCCCTGCAGGCATGCCTCGCCTCCGCCGGCACCCTGCTCTCCGAGGGCTTTGACGCCGTACCCCTCCAACCGTTTGAAAGCCCCACTGAACAGGGTGGTGACGGAACCGATTGGAGCCCCGGCCTTCCCGCCGGCTGGACCATGACCTTCTCAGGTCCCCAAGGCAACCCGATCGAGTTTCAAGGTTGGCGCGTGATGGATGTCGACTCCTGGATCGCCACCGAAGGCAATCAGGACCGCAATAAGTGGACCAATGCAGGTGTCGGCGCTCATGACTCCGTGCTCGTCGCCGATCCGGATGCTTACGATGACGCCACCAACATCGATGATGCCCTGTTCAACACTTATATTCACACCCCCACGTTCGATCTGGGCTCGTTGGCTCCGAGTACGGTTTCGATCTCCTTCGACTCCTTCTGGCGCAACGAGGAGACCCAGAAAGGCTCCCTCGACGTCAGCTTCGATGGCGGCGCCACCTTCAGCAACCTGATGAAGTACGATTCGACCCAGATTGAGGACGGGTTGGTGATCGACGAACGGCTGACCTTGGCGGTCAATAACCCAGGCAGCGGCAGCCTGCAGTTCCGCTTTGGTTTGACGGAAGGCAGCAACGACTGGTGGTGGGCGATTGACGATGTCGTGATCACCGCTGATCCGGTTCCGGAGCCTTCGACGTTCGCGCTCGGAGCATTGGGCATCGCTGGCTACGCGTTCCTGCGCCGACGCAAGTAA
- a CDS encoding PAS domain S-box protein translates to MKLNQNTLSLRASETRYRRLFEAAQDGILILNAATGRIEDVNPFLTGLLGYTRAELLGNPLWEIGPFRDVQASKAEFRELQRESYVRYDDLPLETKAGRSIHVEFVSNVYEVNRRKVIQCNVRDITERKESEDRQREYVNRVQVLSRRLVEAQEIERREVARELHDELGQTLTVAQINLQTLLRGARAGDRDRLQQCLDAVERVLQQVQDIALQLRPCLLDDLGLEPALVWLAHRQARLAGLSAEVQVDPLEGRLDSLLETVCFRIGQEALTNVARHSRATSVVVELRRRGREIHLFIRDNGVGFDVAAVRKKAVGGNSLGLLSMEERATLAGGHFQIQSTSQQGTEVHAWFPLQWKTEELGGVTA, encoded by the coding sequence GTGAAACTGAACCAAAACACGCTGTCGTTGCGCGCCTCTGAGACTCGCTACCGAAGGCTCTTCGAGGCGGCTCAGGACGGAATTCTGATACTCAACGCCGCCACGGGAAGAATTGAGGATGTGAACCCGTTTTTGACTGGTCTGCTTGGATACACTCGAGCGGAGCTGCTGGGTAATCCGCTGTGGGAAATAGGGCCTTTCCGGGATGTTCAAGCCTCCAAGGCTGAGTTCCGTGAGTTGCAGCGCGAGAGCTACGTTCGATACGATGATCTGCCCTTGGAAACCAAAGCCGGCCGATCCATCCACGTGGAATTCGTTAGCAACGTTTATGAAGTCAACCGACGGAAGGTTATCCAATGCAATGTTAGGGACATCACCGAGCGCAAGGAATCCGAGGATCGACAGCGGGAGTATGTCAACCGAGTTCAGGTCTTGTCCCGACGCTTGGTGGAAGCTCAGGAGATTGAGCGGCGAGAGGTGGCGCGTGAACTTCATGACGAACTCGGGCAGACATTGACCGTCGCTCAGATTAACCTGCAGACCTTGCTTCGAGGCGCGAGGGCGGGGGATCGCGATCGCCTCCAGCAATGCCTCGATGCCGTCGAACGTGTTCTCCAGCAAGTTCAGGATATCGCGCTGCAGCTGCGCCCATGCCTGCTCGATGACCTGGGGCTGGAACCGGCCTTGGTCTGGCTCGCCCATCGGCAGGCTCGATTAGCTGGTTTAAGTGCCGAGGTGCAGGTCGATCCTCTGGAAGGACGACTGGATAGCCTTCTCGAGACGGTGTGTTTTCGCATTGGGCAGGAGGCGCTGACGAACGTGGCCCGCCATTCTCGAGCTACTTCGGTGGTGGTGGAGTTGCGAAGGCGCGGACGGGAGATTCATCTGTTTATTCGTGACAATGGCGTCGGATTTGATGTCGCTGCCGTGCGAAAAAAGGCGGTGGGTGGGAACAGCCTGGGTCTTTTGAGCATGGAGGAGCGAGCGACTTTAGCCGGGGGGCATTTTCAGATTCAATCCACCTCCCAGCAGGGCACTGAGGTTCATGCCTGGTTCCCGCTGCAGTGGAAGACTGAAGAGTTAGGGGGGGTGACGGCATGA
- a CDS encoding response regulator transcription factor — MTGRGSIPCRLLLADDHSLVRAGIRALLEKIPGVEVVGEAGDGREVLKLALKLQPDVVLLDISMPGLDGLETARRLIRDSKSVRVLMLSMHQNEEYYWKALQAGASGYLLKRAAVAELELALRRVMAGEVYLSPGVSQGLVGTLTKRGLAGLKSPLDQLTPRQREILQLIAEGRNTKAIADLLTLSSKTVEYHRLKLMHRLNLHDIPGLVRFAFRSGLVAQER, encoded by the coding sequence ATGACTGGCCGAGGTTCAATCCCCTGTCGGCTCCTTCTGGCGGATGATCACTCCTTGGTTCGCGCGGGCATTCGCGCCTTGTTGGAGAAGATTCCAGGCGTTGAGGTTGTGGGAGAAGCAGGCGACGGTCGGGAGGTGCTGAAGTTGGCGCTGAAACTTCAACCGGATGTCGTGCTCCTGGATATTTCGATGCCGGGCCTCGACGGACTGGAAACGGCCCGGCGCCTCATCAGGGATTCCAAGTCGGTGCGTGTGCTCATGCTCTCCATGCACCAAAATGAGGAGTATTATTGGAAGGCGCTTCAGGCGGGCGCCTCCGGCTACCTGCTGAAGCGGGCTGCGGTCGCGGAGCTGGAGCTGGCGCTTCGGCGCGTCATGGCAGGTGAGGTTTATCTGAGTCCCGGGGTATCCCAGGGTCTGGTAGGAACTTTAACCAAGCGCGGCCTGGCCGGATTGAAGAGCCCCCTCGACCAATTGACCCCGCGCCAGCGCGAGATTCTCCAACTCATTGCCGAAGGAAGGAACACCAAGGCCATTGCAGATCTGCTCACTTTAAGTTCCAAGACCGTGGAGTATCACCGCCTGAAGCTCATGCATCGTTTGAATCTCCACGATATTCCCGGCTTGGTGCGTTTCGCCTTCCGCTCGGGGCTGGTAGCCCAGGAAAGGTAG
- a CDS encoding proline--tRNA ligase, whose amino-acid sequence MRWTQTLVPTLKETPAEAEIISHQLLLRAGIVRKLTGGLYTFLPMGLRVLRKVEQIVREEMNRAGALEVLMPALQPPEIWQKSGRYETAADVLYKVRDRAKKEWVLGPTHEEVITTLAASELNSYRQLPKNFYQIQVKFRDEIRPRFGLMRAKEFIMKDAYSFDATDDGAMASYRKMYDAYARIFTRCGLKAFAVEADTGVIGGNYSHEYMVPAETGENEVAYVDSGKYAANIEKAGSLGPLVPTSKTSTGAAPEKFATPGVVTIEALAAAPYGVSAERQIKTLVYLVNGKLAICLVRGDDQANEAKLAGCLGTTIFRAATADEIFAGLGAHPGSLGAVHLPPSASGVPIYADEALRGAAGMTTGANEDGHHLRHVDIDRDIKVTRWADIRTIKVGELCTTTQEPLKIQRAIEVGHVFKLGTKYSEKLDATFLAEDGQRRPCVMGCYGIGITRTLQAVIEQCHDKDGIRWPISVSPYQVLITPLGVAGSETMKLAEQFYQELTSRGIEVLLDDRDERPGVKFKDADLIGIPIRLGIGEKSLAKGEVELKQRGAALEPTATANAVDRVTELVKQELAKLG is encoded by the coding sequence ATGCGCTGGACTCAGACACTTGTTCCGACCTTGAAGGAAACCCCTGCCGAGGCCGAAATCATATCTCATCAACTCCTGCTGCGGGCGGGCATCGTTCGCAAGCTCACGGGAGGCTTGTATACTTTCTTGCCCATGGGGCTGCGCGTCCTGCGTAAAGTCGAACAAATCGTGCGGGAGGAGATGAACCGGGCAGGAGCCCTCGAGGTCCTAATGCCTGCCCTCCAACCCCCTGAGATCTGGCAGAAGAGTGGCCGCTATGAAACCGCGGCGGACGTACTCTACAAAGTGCGCGACCGAGCGAAAAAGGAATGGGTCCTGGGTCCCACCCACGAGGAAGTCATCACCACCCTGGCCGCCAGCGAGCTAAATTCTTATCGCCAGCTACCCAAGAACTTCTACCAAATCCAGGTGAAGTTCCGCGATGAGATCCGCCCCAGGTTCGGGCTGATGCGCGCCAAAGAGTTCATCATGAAGGACGCGTATTCGTTCGACGCGACCGATGACGGAGCCATGGCCAGCTATCGAAAGATGTACGACGCCTACGCGCGCATCTTCACCCGCTGTGGGTTAAAAGCCTTCGCGGTGGAAGCCGACACCGGCGTGATCGGGGGCAATTACAGCCATGAATACATGGTCCCGGCCGAGACCGGCGAGAATGAAGTCGCGTATGTCGACTCCGGCAAGTATGCCGCCAATATCGAGAAGGCAGGAAGCCTCGGTCCCCTCGTGCCGACCTCAAAAACCTCCACAGGCGCGGCGCCTGAGAAATTCGCAACTCCCGGCGTGGTCACCATCGAAGCGTTAGCCGCAGCACCGTACGGAGTTTCAGCGGAACGGCAGATCAAGACCCTGGTCTACCTGGTGAATGGCAAACTCGCCATCTGCCTGGTTCGTGGTGATGACCAGGCCAATGAGGCCAAGCTCGCCGGGTGTCTCGGCACCACCATCTTCCGGGCCGCCACCGCCGATGAGATCTTCGCCGGGTTGGGCGCTCATCCCGGAAGCCTGGGGGCGGTTCACTTGCCCCCCTCCGCGTCGGGCGTTCCCATCTATGCCGACGAGGCCCTGCGAGGAGCGGCCGGCATGACCACGGGCGCCAACGAAGACGGGCATCACCTCCGTCACGTGGACATCGACCGCGATATCAAGGTCACCCGGTGGGCAGACATCCGCACCATCAAGGTCGGCGAGCTGTGCACCACCACCCAGGAACCGCTAAAGATCCAGCGCGCCATCGAGGTGGGACATGTGTTCAAGCTCGGCACCAAGTACAGCGAGAAACTCGATGCGACGTTCCTGGCTGAGGATGGCCAGCGGCGCCCGTGCGTGATGGGCTGCTACGGCATCGGCATTACCCGCACGCTCCAAGCTGTGATCGAGCAATGCCACGACAAAGATGGCATCCGCTGGCCGATCTCCGTGTCCCCCTATCAAGTGCTCATCACTCCGCTAGGCGTGGCGGGCAGCGAGACCATGAAGCTCGCCGAGCAGTTTTACCAGGAACTCACGAGCCGGGGCATCGAGGTGTTGCTGGATGACCGTGACGAGCGACCAGGCGTCAAGTTCAAGGACGCCGATCTGATCGGAATTCCCATCCGCCTGGGCATCGGCGAAAAATCCCTGGCCAAGGGCGAGGTGGAACTGAAGCAGCGAGGGGCGGCTCTGGAGCCAACTGCCACAGCCAACGCCGTCGACCGCGTCACGGAGTTGGTAAAGCAGGAACTCGCCAAGCTCGGGTAA
- a CDS encoding PRC-barrel domain-containing protein, whose amino-acid sequence MKRKLRTFTSASAASLIALSTFAQENPTASSTIPATEAGVVKANPRTERLGHAVKASTIVGSEVRSYRGEKLGKIHDLAVDLRTGRIVQVILSSGGFLGLGDSLVAVPPGALHWDAADKVIHLNSDPVKIKNAPKFDAANWDASSESNHVAGVYRYFNEEPYFQPSGVQPRSSDDSAGLNAVQSCSKVMGLTINNLSEEKLGKVENLAVDLSAGRILAVIISSGGFLGLGDEMSAVPPSAIRFNAARDGLQLDTSKEALLNAPHFKSDQWPELGDPSYAEGVYRAYRVQPYFTTNAFLIAGNAEGRIRDRGNRALTAMDQGNSVADRDRSALIRKEILSGKEMSVNARNVKIITVDGLVTLRGPVNTAEEKRLIGAIADRIATAANVDNQLEVSLTTSSNN is encoded by the coding sequence ATGAAACGGAAACTTCGGACTTTTACCAGCGCCTCAGCCGCATCGCTCATCGCCCTCAGCACCTTCGCTCAGGAGAATCCCACGGCCTCCTCTACGATCCCCGCCACCGAGGCCGGAGTCGTTAAAGCGAATCCCCGGACCGAACGGCTTGGCCATGCCGTCAAGGCTAGCACCATCGTCGGCTCCGAAGTGCGGAGCTATCGAGGCGAAAAGCTCGGCAAGATTCATGATTTGGCGGTCGATCTTCGGACGGGCCGAATCGTTCAGGTGATCCTCTCAAGCGGAGGCTTCCTGGGCCTCGGCGATTCCTTGGTCGCCGTACCTCCCGGTGCTTTGCACTGGGATGCTGCTGACAAGGTTATTCACCTCAACTCGGACCCTGTTAAAATCAAGAATGCCCCGAAATTCGACGCCGCCAACTGGGATGCGTCCTCGGAGTCTAATCACGTGGCTGGAGTTTACCGCTACTTCAACGAAGAACCCTACTTTCAGCCTTCCGGCGTTCAGCCCCGATCGTCGGATGACTCTGCTGGACTAAATGCCGTGCAGAGCTGCAGCAAAGTCATGGGATTGACGATCAACAACCTTAGCGAGGAGAAGCTTGGCAAAGTCGAGAATCTCGCGGTCGACCTGTCCGCCGGTCGCATCCTGGCGGTGATTATTTCTTCGGGTGGATTCCTGGGGCTGGGCGATGAAATGAGCGCAGTTCCGCCTTCAGCGATTCGCTTTAACGCGGCACGCGACGGACTCCAGCTCGACACCAGCAAGGAGGCCTTGCTCAACGCGCCGCACTTTAAGTCGGACCAATGGCCTGAGCTGGGTGATCCCAGCTATGCTGAAGGTGTGTATCGCGCCTATCGGGTTCAGCCTTATTTCACGACCAACGCCTTCCTCATCGCTGGCAATGCTGAGGGGCGGATCCGCGATCGCGGGAACCGCGCTCTGACGGCGATGGATCAGGGCAACAGCGTCGCGGATCGAGATCGCAGCGCCTTGATCCGCAAGGAGATCCTGTCGGGCAAGGAAATGTCCGTCAATGCCAGGAACGTCAAGATCATCACCGTCGACGGTCTGGTCACCTTGCGTGGGCCCGTGAATACGGCGGAAGAGAAGCGGCTGATCGGCGCCATTGCGGATCGGATCGCCACGGCGGCGAATGTGGACAACCAGTTGGAGGTGAGTCTCACCACCAGCAGTAACAACTAA
- a CDS encoding response regulator has translation MGLNSSPLWGERNGAAPGDETPPGHATLPVVAEPAVLPGGNRVLVVDDDVIDRELTTRCLRKAWPGAKPLVLDSAEGGLEAVRLLRKERYALLILDWNMPGHDGAGVINDLLQLEIRIPVVVLSGEWREDIRLDWAQLGAAYLSKNSLTPELFRQVIVEVMRTAATSSCSARR, from the coding sequence ATGGGACTGAATTCCTCTCCACTCTGGGGTGAGCGCAACGGCGCAGCGCCTGGGGATGAAACGCCCCCAGGTCACGCCACGCTGCCAGTCGTCGCTGAGCCGGCGGTGCTCCCCGGCGGAAACCGCGTGCTCGTGGTGGACGACGATGTCATTGATCGCGAACTCACGACTCGCTGCCTTAGAAAGGCTTGGCCTGGCGCCAAACCCCTGGTTCTTGACTCCGCGGAGGGTGGGCTGGAGGCCGTGCGGCTGCTGCGTAAGGAGCGCTATGCGCTACTCATCCTGGACTGGAACATGCCCGGGCACGACGGGGCTGGCGTGATCAACGACCTGCTCCAGCTGGAAATTCGAATACCGGTAGTCGTATTGTCCGGCGAATGGAGAGAGGACATCCGCTTGGACTGGGCTCAGTTGGGGGCAGCTTACCTGAGCAAGAACTCGCTGACACCCGAACTTTTCAGGCAGGTGATTGTCGAGGTGATGCGGACGGCGGCCACCTCGTCTTGCTCCGCTCGCCGCTGA
- a CDS encoding c-type cytochrome, translating into MTDQLPSLARTIAAVAMRTGLGMVFILFGSAKFSSPEDWFVYVPAWLGPLLIYHLQEDTPLRIFHLLGVFEVVIGLQLLLGFWQRASALAATAELSLIVGCVGFDHTGVRDLGLLLGVAIPLALQHSTNGTWTVDSWIMSRSQRHPALARQVAVGWLTCVAMIVLGCISPFNAAISARARSVNAKDHPSEELASQFRTAGDQPTVREEPIRPVPLEIQADPLKVALGRRLFHDRRLSDDNSMACSDCHRLEDWGMDRRRFPRGIRGQDGEINTPTVYNAALNMHQLWDGSAPSLQKQAESPVENPKEMGSKWSRVAVKINSDPAYRIEFAELWPGRLIDRDVITEAIASFERTLLTPNSRFDQWLRGSSESLNAEELRGYQLFKDVGCVSCHQGVNVGGNMFQTMGKFGDYFKDRGGPVTSADLGRYTITGADSDRHKFKVPSLRNIARTAPYFHDGSVDTLERAINTMAHYQLGRTLETQEVKWIASFLESLNGELPKTISH; encoded by the coding sequence ATGACCGATCAGCTTCCCAGTCTAGCCCGAACGATCGCGGCTGTTGCCATGAGGACCGGCCTGGGCATGGTCTTCATTCTGTTCGGAAGCGCCAAATTCTCCTCGCCGGAGGATTGGTTCGTTTACGTCCCGGCCTGGTTGGGGCCTCTATTGATCTACCATCTGCAGGAGGATACTCCCCTGCGCATTTTCCATCTCCTGGGCGTGTTTGAGGTCGTCATCGGCCTTCAGCTACTCCTCGGGTTCTGGCAACGCGCCAGCGCTTTGGCAGCGACGGCCGAGTTGTCCCTAATCGTGGGATGTGTGGGGTTCGACCATACTGGAGTGAGAGATCTCGGGCTGCTCCTGGGTGTGGCGATCCCGCTCGCGCTGCAACACTCGACGAACGGAACCTGGACAGTGGACTCCTGGATTATGTCACGATCACAGCGGCATCCTGCGCTGGCGCGCCAGGTAGCGGTCGGCTGGCTGACTTGTGTCGCCATGATTGTCCTCGGCTGCATCTCCCCCTTCAACGCTGCGATCTCGGCCAGGGCCCGTTCAGTTAACGCCAAGGACCACCCGTCGGAAGAGCTGGCCAGCCAGTTCCGAACCGCGGGGGACCAGCCGACGGTGCGGGAGGAACCCATCCGCCCCGTCCCACTCGAGATCCAGGCAGACCCCCTGAAAGTCGCTCTGGGAAGACGCCTCTTCCATGATCGGAGGCTTTCCGATGACAACAGCATGGCCTGTTCGGATTGCCACAGGCTGGAGGACTGGGGCATGGATCGCCGACGGTTTCCGCGTGGAATCCGCGGCCAGGACGGGGAAATCAACACCCCCACGGTCTACAATGCGGCGCTGAATATGCATCAACTGTGGGATGGCAGCGCACCGAGCCTTCAGAAGCAGGCGGAAAGCCCCGTTGAGAACCCCAAAGAGATGGGCTCCAAATGGTCCAGAGTGGCGGTCAAGATCAACTCTGATCCGGCCTACCGGATTGAGTTTGCGGAACTCTGGCCCGGGCGGCTCATCGATCGAGACGTCATCACCGAAGCGATCGCCAGCTTCGAGCGAACACTGCTAACGCCCAACTCGAGATTCGATCAATGGCTCAGAGGCAGCTCCGAAAGCCTGAACGCGGAGGAGCTGAGGGGTTACCAACTCTTCAAAGACGTAGGCTGTGTATCGTGCCACCAAGGGGTGAACGTAGGGGGCAACATGTTCCAGACGATGGGCAAGTTCGGAGATTACTTCAAGGATCGCGGCGGCCCGGTCACAAGCGCTGATCTGGGACGTTACACGATCACTGGCGCAGACTCCGATCGCCACAAGTTTAAAGTGCCCTCCCTCCGGAACATCGCACGCACGGCCCCCTATTTCCACGACGGCAGCGTCGACACGCTGGAGCGGGCCATCAACACCATGGCGCACTATCAGTTGGGAAGAACGCTAGAAACCCAGGAAGTGAAGTGGATCGCTTCCTTCCTTGAATCATTGAATGGGGAACTCCCGAAAACCATTTCGCATTGA